gtctCAGTACCGTATTGTCAAAGTTTTGGTCAGTATGGAGACTAACTATCTTGTGTGTGACCCATTAGGTACAAGTGGAAGTTGGCCCACCCGCAGCTAAATTCAGTACTGAGGTTAGTATACATCCTGAGTTTTCATGGTGTATAATGGCAGTTATTTGAGTGTTGTATTTGAGTTAAAGAATGCAACTGTGTTTATTTTACATTGTATGTAGGCTGGAGATCCATTTGATGCCTTGGCAGGCACTTTACCATCATCAAAACCTGTGGCTCCTAAAGTTCCTGAATACTCTGGACCAGAAGTCAAAGAGGTAATGAGGTGTATGTGTGTAGATATTTGTGTACTGAGCATTTCACTGATGcgtatttaaaacataaattacagtcttggcatgctgttgtgtgtttgtaaaaGCTCTTTATTTAACAGCCTGtattgtgctgtgtgtgtgtgtgtgtgtgtgtgtttcaatggaATGCATTGCATGTCTCAGTCTAGTGTAAAGCCAGAGAAGGGTATTTTGTGTGGTGAGAGAGATGACACACTGCCGCCAGGATACAGACGTGAAGACATGGTCAGTTGGAGATTGTACATATTCTTAACCCTATATAAAGTAGTCCTCTACTCTTTTCATTTTAGCAGTCGTTAAGCATATTCATTCCTTCTCTCTCCTCACATCCCTTCCTCTTATTTCAGGATATTGATTTTCCCCACTTAATTGATTCTTTGCTAAGCTTGGTTACCGTTGCTTGCTCtaacaagctttgcagaacttcccataggaatgaatgggagattacAGTGAATGGCGCagtttttggaaaaatattctTATAGGCTGAATGGATAATATGAAGAGTGATATTGCAAAGTAtatttattaggggtgtaacggtacatgtattcgtcccgaaccatcacggtactgacgtcacggttcggtgcatgcagccAGATGaggaatacatctgagtcagtcacaggcgatccactccaatccagaagggggtgtGCGCGATAATGTAACACTGTTTGCTaactgccacaacaggaaaaagagcagaagaagagaccatctatgcgccaacccaaaacaagaatggcttctcctaatgcacaagttttatttttcattattctatttattttgtacttttataacacacgagatgcttttcagttttgtagctgattgtgaccaaataccttttgttttttattgaccctacaaaaaaaaatatggcctatgcaagagtgcattctgtttactgcttagtgcttaatacaccaAAGGAGGCTGTCATTGTTTATCTtggtacagcaaaaaaaaaaattcattttatgttttagttattgttgttattctctgtttcacatactctgaactgtaccacaatgCCTTATATTTGCCTTGTACTTTTTGCATTGTACTTGTCTGTAATTgaactaaatatttatatatatataaaaataaaggaggctgtactgtaccaactacctcagggggtactaaatgccactaggtggaacaaactgtaatttgcactactgtctgttcaaaataaatgaaaagaaacctagcatttgggatgtATTGCTTTTTTCTGATGTAGcaaactcgtatcgaaccgtgaccccataaccgaggtacgtaccgaaccgtgacttctgtgtaccgttacacccctaatatttatgtgactttttttttgtcaaagaaattgttaaattacactgttattttattgaaaactgtGTGATTGAGAACTATAGAAAATGGTGAAACAGAATCGAGGCAAACGATTTTCCCTGtcacttaaaaagaaaaaaagcgtCATTTGCTAGCAATTACACAACTGATAACATTAGTGCAGAGGTGCTCAAACGTTTTCCTatgaatataaaaaaacattacggTAAATTACGCAGATCAATggcatatacagtgtgtgtgtgtgtgtgtgtgtgtgtatatatatatatatatatatatatattacacactactggtcaaaagttttgaaacacttgactgaaatgtttctcacgatcttaaaaatcttttgatctgaaggcgtatgcttaaatgtttgaaattagttttgtagacaaaaatataattgtgccaccatattaatttatttcattataaaactaaaattttatataaaaaaaaaaagtttttgaaattgatgacttggatcaaataataaagaaaagcagccaataagtgcccaacatagatgggaactcattcaatactgtttaaaaagcatcccagggtgatacctcaagaatttggttgagaaaatgtcaaaagttcatttttttgaagatgctaaaatataacacagttttgatttattttggattttgtttagtcacaacataattcccattgttccatttatgttattccatagttttgatgactttactattattctaaataaaaaaataaattaaaaaaataataataaagaatatgtttcaaaacttttgaccggttgtgtgtgtgtatgtgtgtgtgtgtgtgtgtgtgtgtgtgtgtgtgtgtgtgttagttctCTCTGGTGACCTCGTGTCACAATCACAAGTGACCcggcaaatatataaatattttttttaacatactttTGGATATTTTCTATAGAATTActcttaaaactactcaaacacacattacccTCATAGACTCTCATGAGAAAAGGGCAAACACTTTGTTAGTGATAATGGTGGAAGGCAACAGTTACTAAAATAGGAATGGTTAGAAACACCTTTAAGGCGGGGCTCAGCAAAGGGTCAGTTCCTCTGTCAAAACTTATTATATCTCACCAATGTGTGAAACAAGTCTTTTAGAGTCTGTATAAGTCTAAAACGACTATTCACTCCAATGCATTTGGATTTAGTAGGCATGGCTTTAAGTCTAACCATTCTTATTTCACCCAATCAGGAAAAGAAAACACCTGCTGGAGTTCCTGACAAGCCTAAAGACTTTCCCAAGGTAGGAAAGTTGTGGAGGTGGCCTTGTACTGTCAGTGTGTACAGTGTGCTGTGCTGTTTATACCTTAGTGTAGTCATGTGACTCACATTGACACACATGTTTGATGTTGAAAGTGTGTACTTGTCTACTTCCTAGCACCACAGTTCATAAGCAGTCTGCACCTTTACTCTCACTGTTGCACGGTTATTGTCCATGTCTCATTGTCTTTCTGCCTGTCTCACTATTATTCTCACAGTCTCTCGGTGTGAAATCTGACTTTTTCCTGAGACCAGTCgagtcactttaaaaaaaaaaaaagccctcttCTTATTCTTATTATCATCACTGACATCATCGACATGTCATAATtgtattaaaattgttttaatgtaACCTAGAATGTGACAATTATTTCATTCTTGACTGGTAATGTTGTTTAAACCAACATAAGCCTAAgcacataatatactgtatgaggtatatttgatatatgagccaatttggttgtttacaCTGTACATGTAACATCCATTAAGGTTGCATTAGGCCTAAATGAGACTTGTTTCAGACTTGACCCTCTCTGGTCTCGGTCTGGACTTGTACTCGAatgagctggtctcgactacaacactgATCACTGtcattttctctttctcactgatatTGTTCCTGTCTCATCGACAGTTTCTCTGTCCCACTCTATATCTGTATCTAAGTGCCAAGTGTTTTGCTAGTTCTAGGGGTGTTGGCTAGCAAACAGAAGCAAACAATAAATGGATCACTCTTTCTACTTCGCTTTCACTCGTTCACTTTCAGCAAATTGTTGCTtaatcagcacacacacacacacacacacacacacaaacacacacaaattcatcCAACCTGCGCTGTGTTGCTTTACTCATTATGCCTTTCAAGTTTTCAATAAATACTCATCGGCTGGTCTTTAATACTCAGAATATTATGATCAGCCTCACAGATATCTAGACACAGTTTGTAGGATTCTTTGCTTTGCTTAATGACTGTTAGGGCAGTTTGTTCAGCTGGTGGTTGTTTTATAATTTAGCATGTGAAAAGTGGTGTATTGTTGATGTCGAGGTCTTGGTATGCAGAGGGTGTGTCTGTACTTTTCCTGCCATGACACATGCTTTTTGTCGTTTTCCCTGAAATTGAACTTGTGGCTCCCTCTGTTGGTAATTTCTAGGATTACAACCATGTAGGATTTCTTGtcactgtaaattaaaatgtcacgtttagtgttttttcatgcattcatttgtgtttgtttttctttttttgtcatcaGCCTATAAGCACAGATGAGGCGCTGGACTCCCTCTCGGCCGGGTTCTTATCTTCAGCTCCAAGTGCTCCTAAACAGATGATGGTGAGTTCATCGATCTCATACACAGATTccgcttaaagctgaagtgtgtcatttctgtgctactagtgtcaccaaacagtcttgcaaaaataatgattttccttcaaacaggttttccaaacactccccTAATCGTCCATTAGTCGATCAAACACCACAaagtcatgccattggttgagctaatgttgctgtgttgggtgGGTCATGATGCTCGAACAAagagagcaatgttttaatagcgCCACAGTGTTTCACAGTATttttcggggaaatcaacctacaaatggctcatAGTTAACATTTAAAGTATCTGCCagttaaaatgatagttcacccaaaaatgaaaattctctcatcatttactcaccctcatgccatcccagatgtgtatgacttcctttcttttgcagaacacaaatgaagatttttttaaataatatcttaGCTCTCtacgtcctcacaatgcaagtgaatggtgaccagaactttgaagctccaaaatgcacattaaggcagcataaaagtaatccatacgactccagtggttaaatcaatttcttcagaagcgatgtgatgggtgtgggtgagaaacagatcaatatttaagtccttttttttactataaattctcctccatgccaaAGAATGccaatcgccaaaaaacaaaagaagaaaaatgtggaagtgaaagtggagattgattgtaaaaaatgctgcatttatgtgcttttggaacttccaagttctggccaccattcacatgcattgtatggacctacagagctgagatattcttctaaaaaatgttgttggtgtccagcagaagaaagtaagtcatacacatctgtgatgacatgaggatgagtaaatcatgagagaatttcaatttttaagtgaactatccctttaaggtgggatatgagtaagtattttaacactgaaaaagttacacttCAAACTTTTATCTAGGATAAACAGAtgtattttgttctttgtttgacatttattccttccttttatttttatttttttttagaaaactgaaaCTGTTGGAGCAGTAGATGCCCGCTCAAACTTTGCTCCTCCTCCACGCTCTCAGCAGGTAACTGTATGTTCACATCACACAATGTCTTCTGATATCATTAGCTTGCCCAAACACCCAAACATGTCTCTCTCTTGACAGAAACAACAGGCGACGTCTCAACCTGCTAATGTAACCAAATCCCCCGCTCCACCAGCTGACAAGAAAGCCAAGATAGAGAAGGTAAAACAGAAGATTTTCCACAAGAATAAAAACTACAAATCAGAatttttgtaatttgtaaaaGAATGGGTGAAACTCTTGCCACAGTTCTTCACTTACTTTAACAAACTTAAAGATTACATTCGAGATTACATGTGAAATGATCATAAATGTGCCCTTTAAGATCCTCAATAAAAGAAAGAGTATGAAGCTTTCTCAATGAGTATAATTACCCTTTTATTCCTTTCCAGCTGGACAGTTCCATGCCGATGGATGCGCTAAGCGCTTTGGGAGACACACTGGGTGCTCCAGAAGCACCAAAGAAACTACCTGAACTCAAACCTGGAGACATAGTTGATGTAAGAGCTCTGTTTActctttcaaaattaaaattaggTTATTTATAAAGACACAATCTGAAATTAAGACGAAATATAGatctttttaaagactttttaaaaataatttgcatgTTTTGGTCAGGAAAAGAAAACGACATCAGAGAAGGGTGTGCGTGTTGGGGAGAGAGAGGACACACTCCCACCAGGCTACAGATTCTCAGAGGAAGAGCTCCAAAAATGTCCCCCTCCTCCAAAAGAGGTCAGACATACATCACAATTTGTTAAAGATACTCAAGATTTGACATTTTATAAACGGTGTGCTAACACACTCACTTTATCAAACATATAGTGCATTGCATCTGTGTAGAATGTGTAGTTATGTCAGCATAGGTTGTAAAATGTGTGGTGATTGGCTACTGTCTTTCAATGCTGTGATCTGATTGATGGATGTCTTGTCCCAGTCCTCTATGGACACAGATGATGCCCTGGACATTCTCTCTGGAGGTTTTACAGCTCCTGTTGCAGCACCTGTTGTCAAGGCCCCCGTTCCTCCTCAACAGGTGATACTTTATAATAACTGTCATTAATAACATTATGtcaatgaacagtattttattATGCACTGTAATGCTTACAATTTGCATTCAGATAGTTTAACCACTGTTAATTTGTCAAATcataatacatacaaatatatatatatatatatatatatatatatatatatatatatatatatatatatatatatatatatatatatatatatatatataaaacaaatatataaaaaacatatacattttaacatgtattaatataatacatGTTAAAAACATAATAGCAACAAACATTGATAGATCGTGTAATGCTTAGAATTTACTTTGATTGCAAATTTGACTAATCAGGAAAAGGCGAAACCTGCTGGAGTTCCTGAGAAGTCTAAAGATGTTCCCAAGGTAGGACAATTCTGGAGGTGGACCTTTACTGtcagtgtttattttgcaataatgaccagctggCTGTATATAAACCTACTTATAACATGGCTTCTTACCataaattaagaaaaacaaatatacaaaaatcataaaatattgtggacattttttattatatgaaaaaactttattatatGCCAAGACTGTGGAGTGATTTGAAAGACACAAAACTAGCACGGTTATGTAGGAAAAATATTTGACTGTAGAATGCTGTGattggccaatcagaatcaagtattccagagacctaCTATATGTAACAGAGCTCAACAGTCTTATTCCGGAAGTAGACATTCCATTAATTTTCCCCATAGGTTAgtatatttttaacaataacttacaaacctttaaagacagctCTACCGTGATGATCTAGGTTATTTATCAATGGTTAATGTTATTtcaactacttaaaaaaaaaaaaagtttaatagcaGCATtcttggtgaagaactacactacccctGAATCCTGAATAGaaagatcaaccaatcagagagttGCAGCATCAAGCCACCGTCTACTtcaatgatgcactgtgaatgatgcaatcttCTCCGTATgatttcaaactacttatatatttaaatattttgcaatgaaattAAAGTAAATTAATAGTTTTTGATTTTCGGCTAACATctttcacagtgcttcatgggattgtagttctttCCCTCAAttaagacgttaagtacacagtcttgtacctttgtcagATTTACAGATACTTTTTTGGTTTAtatcaaaatttgtaatgttgtgattttatCTCTgatctggttggtttggttcatggcttagaacgcttctatgaaggattttatggaattcctatggaaaaaaataattgggAATAGCACTTCCGGTACCGGGACGGCTGAAAACAtaggcaggcactgttgcactatAATGAAAGTTATTTAGTGCTaccaaaataatacaattattaaaattattgttaAAGAATGACATATATTGAATCTTTCTGCTTTATTTCTATCtgcatttctgttttattttttaagccaAAATTTGAGGAATTATCAGCAATAGATGCTCTAGCAGGTGACTTTGTGGCTCCCGCACAGACTGCTCATAAGGTATATTAACAtcagtcacccaaaaatgaatgtttaATGCTCAATTCATTTCCTTGCTATTGTTGTGTTCAGTCCAGTTATTCTGGTATTTGTTTATGCCCTGAATAGATGAGTAATGTCGTTTTTGTtcccttttttcctcttttctattctattctttttgttctgttctgttcctAATTCTGTTCTGTTCTTGCTGTAGGTTTCTTCTGCTGTTCCTAAAATTGTACCTCCAGGCCCCAAGCAAAACCCAGAGACAGATGAGGTATTGCAAATACTGGACAAAAAAATAGAATAAGCAAAGATGTATTCACACATGTCCTGGAAATTGAGCATAATAAGCAGacaatctttattattattattatacatattgtGTTCCCAAACtggagtcattagtttgggaacacaataattaattaattttggttgaacaaatggCACATGCTGATATTGCCTTTGGTTGTATGATTTCTAAACTTTCAAGAGTCAAGTGTGAAAATGCTGACTGATGTCTTTCTCTTTTAAGAAAAgtatttgaattgtaattttaggACCATGGACAGATTTTTAATATCTCTCCATTTCTCTCCTGCTTTCTTGTCTAGGATGCTCTCAGCGCTTTGGGCGACACACTGGGTGCACCAGAACCACCCAAAAAATTACCTGAACTGAAACCTGGGGATATTGTTCATGTACAACTCTTATTATCTTTCATAATACTAATAAGATTCTTATATTCTAATTGTCAAATCTAATCTTAAATGTAGACACAGAATAGATATAGTCTTTAAAAACAGCTACTCATTTTCTTAATTAtgattacatgttttttttttgtttttttttatcaggagAAGGATGTGACATCAGAGAAGGGTGTGCGTGTTGGGGAGAGAGAGGACACACTCCCACCAGATTACAGATTCTCAGAGGAAGACCTCAAAAAACATCCTCCTCCTAAAAAAGAGGTCAATTTGAACTTTGTTTGTATGTTGAGAATCAGTCGTGTAGATTTGTGTGGTAATTGGTCACTCTTGCTGGGACCTGTGATTTGATGGTGGATGTTTCTTGTGTTCTAGCATTCCTTAGACACTACTGAAGCTCTGGACATTCTGTCTGGCGATTTTAAGGATGCCCCTGCACCGTCTGCTTCCAAGACCCCTGTTTGTCCCTCCTCCAATTCTCTAACAGTCTGTCTTTCTCATTATCTTACTGTCAAAGTTTGTTTTAACCTCTTtcaactttctctttctctctctctctctatctctctctctctatctagcCTTCAGCATGTATTGCTTTAGAAGCTCTTTCAGATGATTTTGTCACTCTATCTTCTGCATCTAAAGTTCAGTCTGCTGTGTCTGGCCCCCCACACGCTGACAGACAGGTACAGTAAATCTGAATCAATTCTCAGGCAAACAAACTTACAGTAAACATGTACACATGCATACTATTCTTCTACAGTATACTGACTTCCCCTTTTGTTGTTTGTTGAAGTTGTCAGAAGGTACATCGTCAGCTTTGGATGCTCTCTCAGACACTCTTGCAGACATAAAACCCTCCCCCGTGCCAGCCCCAGTCTCACCCAAAGCCGTTGTCAAGGTAACAGCCCTTTTGGTAACCTTTAGTAACCATGTCTATCCATGCACATCAGTAACTTTCCACCAAATAGACCTATTCATACatgacacaaaaatataaaatattttttaacaatatttttgcaTTTGGTTAATCATTTGGATACCTGAATGAATTGTTTGGCATCTGAACTATTTACACAAATTACATATCTTCTGAATAAAGGATGGAAGATCATCACAGTACTGTACAGTTATTTTGTCTCAGTATTAAGCAGTACATAGAGATGCAttgttcattttaaaagcttATTGTGCATGTTTTTCATTCTAAAAAATCTGACTTTGTGTGAATAGGCCTTCAGATTTATTCTCTTTAATAACTTGCATCTGCTGTAATTCTAGCAGCGTAACATAAGTAGATGCAGTAGTTTCATAGAAGTTCCTGATAGAGAAGTGGCTTTTCAGTGCTTGTTAACCAAAGATGCAACCAAAGATCTTGAGGATTGTACCACATCCAGAAGAGCTTACTTGGATGTTCTCACCATCTCTCTCCCTACCACAGGAAAAGGACATAGTGGAGGAGAGGGTGAGT
The DNA window shown above is from Myxocyprinus asiaticus isolate MX2 ecotype Aquarium Trade chromosome 40, UBuf_Myxa_2, whole genome shotgun sequence and carries:
- the LOC127430708 gene encoding calpastatin-like isoform X15, which gives rise to MGQFFSWIRGTRDQPVLQEATVEQQVSLTGYTHTESQQVTPTPKAQVSTAKPAQYEVQVEVGPPAAKFSTEAGDPFDALAGTLPSSKPVAPKVPEYSGPEVKESSVKPEKGILCGERDDTLPPGYRREDMEKKTPAGVPDKPKDFPKPISTDEALDSLSAGFLSSAPSAPKQMMKTETVGAVDARSNFAPPPRSQQKQQATSQPANVTKSPAPPADKKAKIEKLDSSMPMDALSALGDTLGAPEAPKKLPELKPGDIVDEKKTTSEKGVRVGEREDTLPPGYRFSEEELQKCPPPPKESSMDTDDALDILSGGFTAPVAAPVVKAPVPPQQEKAKPAGVPEKSKDVPKPKFEELSAIDALAGDFVAPAQTAHKVSSAVPKIVPPGPKQNPETDEDALSALGDTLGAPEPPKKLPELKPGDIVHEKDVTSEKGVRVGEREDTLPPDYRFSEEDLKKHPPPKKEHSLDTTEALDILSGDFKDAPAPSASKTPPSACIALEALSDDFVTLSSASKVQSAVSGPPHADRQLSEGTSSALDALSDTLADIKPSPVPAPVSPKAVVKEKDIVEERVSKPGERDDTLPPDHRFTEADRKAFENAKKKAEKDVKPKQKSMDDATALDLLSSDFTEVPTVKPSAPEAHHFTPEPIHPTHTAPGLALDQLAEKLIPNLSDSKPKDSKPKGKVGKPKSKSKKHSTEDSSAVEQLSGQLSSDVVPSSSAKGGKR
- the LOC127430708 gene encoding calpastatin-like isoform X7; this translates as MPHRKRCHGRKKNIKENSEPSAQKQACVPQTSRFWKGPMQSSAASVAVKPGTTSATQAAPSLTSTAGAAGGGGAASTAANQKGPSQLTQLTTVSKPTPPSPAKVPDVISGTGSGLTGGGVVKPPADTVKPKDPAQEKAQNTTVPSTKPGPAKVDAAFGKPSATTGLPGSGGQKSISAQKVQVEVGPPAAKFSTEAGDPFDALAGTLPSSKPVAPKVPEYSGPEVKESSVKPEKGILCGERDDTLPPGYRREDMEKKTPAGVPDKPKDFPKPISTDEALDSLSAGFLSSAPSAPKQMMKTETVGAVDARSNFAPPPRSQQKQQATSQPANVTKSPAPPADKKAKIEKLDSSMPMDALSALGDTLGAPEAPKKLPELKPGDIVDEKKTTSEKGVRVGEREDTLPPGYRFSEEELQKCPPPPKESSMDTDDALDILSGGFTAPVAAPVVKAPVPPQQEKAKPAGVPEKSKDVPKPKFEELSAIDALAGDFVAPAQTAHKVSSAVPKIVPPGPKQNPETDEDALSALGDTLGAPEPPKKLPELKPGDIVHEKDVTSEKGVRVGEREDTLPPDYRFSEEDLKKHPPPKKEHSLDTTEALDILSGDFKDAPAPSASKTPPSACIALEALSDDFVTLSSASKVQSAVSGPPHADRQLSEGTSSALDALSDTLADIKPSPVPAPVSPKAVVKEKDIVEERVSKPGERDDTLPPDHRFTEADRKAFENAKKKAEKDVKPKQKSMDDATALDLLSSDFTEVPTVKPSAPEAHHFTPEPIHPTHTAPGLALDQLAEKLIPNLSDSKPKDSKPKGKVGKPKSKSKKHSTEDSSAVEQLSGQLSSDVVPSSSAKGGKR
- the LOC127430708 gene encoding calpastatin-like isoform X13, with protein sequence MSQQVTPTPKAQVSTAKPAQYETTVSKPTPPSPAKVPDVISGTGSGLTGGGVVKPPADTVKPKDPAQEKAQNTTVPSTKPGPAKVDAAFGKPSATTGLPGSGGQKSISAQKVQVEVGPPAAKFSTEAGDPFDALAGTLPSSKPVAPKVPEYSGPEVKESSVKPEKGILCGERDDTLPPGYRREDMEKKTPAGVPDKPKDFPKPISTDEALDSLSAGFLSSAPSAPKQMMKTETVGAVDARSNFAPPPRSQQKQQATSQPANVTKSPAPPADKKAKIEKLDSSMPMDALSALGDTLGAPEAPKKLPELKPGDIVDEKKTTSEKGVRVGEREDTLPPGYRFSEEELQKCPPPPKESSMDTDDALDILSGGFTAPVAAPVVKAPVPPQQEKAKPAGVPEKSKDVPKPKFEELSAIDALAGDFVAPAQTAHKVSSAVPKIVPPGPKQNPETDEDALSALGDTLGAPEPPKKLPELKPGDIVHEKDVTSEKGVRVGEREDTLPPDYRFSEEDLKKHPPPKKEHSLDTTEALDILSGDFKDAPAPSASKTPPSACIALEALSDDFVTLSSASKVQSAVSGPPHADRQLSEGTSSALDALSDTLADIKPSPVPAPVSPKAVVKEKDIVEERVSKPGERDDTLPPDHRFTEADRKAFENAKKKAEKDVKPKQKSMDDATALDLLSSDFTEVPTVKPSAPEAHHFTPEPIHPTHTAPGLALDQLAEKLIPNLSDSKPKDSKPKGKVGKPKSKSKKHSTEDSSAVEQLSGQLSSDVVPSSSAKGGKR
- the LOC127430708 gene encoding calpastatin-like isoform X1, translated to MPHRKRCHGRKKNIKENSEPSAQKQACVPQTSRFWSQQVTPTPKAQVSTAKPAQYEKGPMQSSAASVAVKPGTTSATQAAPSLTSTAGAAGGGGAASTAANQKGPSQLTQLTTVSKPTPPSPAKVPDVISGTGSGLTGGGVVKPPADTVKPKDPAQEKAQNTTVPSTKPGPAKVDAAFGKPSATTGLPGSGGQKSISAQKVQVEVGPPAAKFSTEAGDPFDALAGTLPSSKPVAPKVPEYSGPEVKESSVKPEKGILCGERDDTLPPGYRREDMEKKTPAGVPDKPKDFPKPISTDEALDSLSAGFLSSAPSAPKQMMKTETVGAVDARSNFAPPPRSQQKQQATSQPANVTKSPAPPADKKAKIEKLDSSMPMDALSALGDTLGAPEAPKKLPELKPGDIVDEKKTTSEKGVRVGEREDTLPPGYRFSEEELQKCPPPPKESSMDTDDALDILSGGFTAPVAAPVVKAPVPPQQEKAKPAGVPEKSKDVPKPKFEELSAIDALAGDFVAPAQTAHKVSSAVPKIVPPGPKQNPETDEDALSALGDTLGAPEPPKKLPELKPGDIVHEKDVTSEKGVRVGEREDTLPPDYRFSEEDLKKHPPPKKEHSLDTTEALDILSGDFKDAPAPSASKTPPSACIALEALSDDFVTLSSASKVQSAVSGPPHADRQLSEGTSSALDALSDTLADIKPSPVPAPVSPKAVVKEKDIVEERVSKPGERDDTLPPDHRFTEADRKAFENAKKKAEKDVKPKQKSMDDATALDLLSSDFTEVPTVKPSAPEAHHFTPEPIHPTHTAPGLALDQLAEKLIPNLSDSKPKDSKPKGKVGKPKSKSKKHSTEDSSAVEQLSGQLSSDVVPSSSAKGGKR
- the LOC127430708 gene encoding calpastatin-like isoform X9, with product MPHRKRCHGRKKNIKENSEPSAQKQACVPQTSRFWSQQVTPTPKAQVSTAKPAQYEKGPMQSSAASVAVKPGTTSATQAAPSLTSTAGAAGGGGAASTAANQKGPSQLTQLTTVSKPTPPSPAKVPDVISGTGSGLTGGGVVKPPADTVKPKDPAQEKAQNTTVPSTKPGPAKVDAAFGKPSATTGLPGSGGQKSISAQKVQVEVGPPAAKFSTEAGDPFDALAGTLPSSKPVAPKVPEYSGPEVKEEKKTPAGVPDKPKDFPKPISTDEALDSLSAGFLSSAPSAPKQMMKTETVGAVDARSNFAPPPRSQQKQQATSQPANVTKSPAPPADKKAKIEKLDSSMPMDALSALGDTLGAPEAPKKLPELKPGDIVDEKKTTSEKGVRVGEREDTLPPGYRFSEEELQKCPPPPKESSMDTDDALDILSGGFTAPVAAPVVKAPVPPQQEKAKPAGVPEKSKDVPKPKFEELSAIDALAGDFVAPAQTAHKVSSAVPKIVPPGPKQNPETDEDALSALGDTLGAPEPPKKLPELKPGDIVHEKDVTSEKGVRVGEREDTLPPDYRFSEEDLKKHPPPKKEHSLDTTEALDILSGDFKDAPAPSASKTPPSACIALEALSDDFVTLSSASKVQSAVSGPPHADRQLSEGTSSALDALSDTLADIKPSPVPAPVSPKAVVKEKDIVEERVSKPGERDDTLPPDHRFTEADRKAFENAKKKAEKDVKPKQKSMDDATALDLLSSDFTEVPTVKPSAPEAHHFTPEPIHPTHTAPGLALDQLAEKLIPNLSDSKPKDSKPKGKVGKPKSKSKKHSTEDSSAVEQLSGQLSSDVVPSSSAKGGKR